TGTTGTCATAGATTCGGTTTCTCTTGATGACTTGGGTCCAATGTTTTCTCTTAACGGGTGACAAGGCGGCTAAAGAGCTTGTTTCATAAGGGATAGAGCCTGAAAGCCCCGTTGAAAAAAGAGGCGTTTATGAGGCTTGAGATTGATTAAATTCAGAGCTAAATCAGCCCATAATTCCATACCATAAATCCATAGTTGTCCGTAGAGAGCAAAGCTAAAATCACTTTGACGTGGGTACTTGTCCTGATGTTGTTGAATACGTCCGGCATAAGTCTCTATACCTAATTTTTTCATCCGTTGACCGTGCATAGTGGCTAAACTATAAGCAATGACAATCAATAATACTAAAGCTAAAAAGCGAGTTTCATTTACTTTAGTATCCTCTAAATTATAACCACCAGTTTTACAATCCTTAAAGAATTGCTCAATTCCCCATCGACATCTATAGAGGCATAAAGTTTGTTGGAGAGTTGGTAGATTCGTCAAGATATACCAAGGTTCTTTTGGTCCAGAGTTCCGATATTTTCTCTTCCAATAAACAGCGATATTAAATAAGCCTAATTCATCCCCTTTACCACATTTAACTTTTTCATAAAATCTCGACATTCCTGGCTTAAATCCTTGATTTTTAAGAACTTGATATTCTTGTTCAGGTTTTTCTTGAAAATAAAGGTTTTTCTTCTGGCGTAAAGCGAAGTAAACTCCTTGCTCATCAAGCCATTTAGCCAGTTTTGGACTATGAAATTCTCTGTCTGCTAACACCACAATTCGACATTTTTTTAACAACTTTATTGCTGTCTTTATTAATCTTTTCTGTGTTTGTAAATTACTATTTCCGACATGATTTAATGTTTCCCAATATAGTGGTAGGGCATGAGTACCCCATACCAATGTCACCATAAATATATTTCGCCCCTTCCACTGTGTTCTATCCAGTGCTACCATCCAATAACCATATTTTTGATACTGTTTTTTATGAAAATAACGGCGCTGTTCTCGATTCAGTTGTTTTGGTGTTAACGATTGTCTAATCCAATATTTTATCAATGGAAACCATAATAATTTTACGCAGAGTTTACCTATTCCTAAAAATCTTTGTAGATTACGTTTCCTGCTTTCATATTTAATTGGTTGGGGAAACAAGCTGGCCAATTTTGACAGTTTTACTTGGCGATGAGCCTGTATTAATAACAACAATATCTCTAGTGTCAAATACTGCTGTTCACTCAAATGCTTTCGGAAAATTGTTTGATATGATTGTGGTAACATTTTTTGCTTCGGGGGCTTCTTTGTCCCTATTTTTTTACTCCCTTATTTTCTCAAATTATTGCCACATCTCATCTTCAACCGCCTTGTCACCCGTTAAGATATTTGTCATACTTTGCTAAATATTTTCTGCATAAAAAAAGAATTTGGTAAAAGGTAAGAAATTACCAATTACCAATTAAGTAGTGAGACAGAATTAATTAAGTAGTGAGACAGAATTAATTACACAATGTTATTGGGAATGGAACGAAGTGAAATGAAGCAATCGCAAGGGTTGTGATTGCTTCCCTTCGCTCGCAATGACTGTAAATATTTTTGTCCAATTACTTACACAATGTCATTGTGTTAGCGTAGCGTGGCGTTAGCCATAGGGAACGAAGTGAAATCGAGCAATCGCCAGGGTTGTGATTGCTTCCCTTCGCTCGCAATGACTGTAAATATTTTTGTCCAATTACTTACCCAAAATTACGCTTTCTTTAACCAGCTAAACATGGCACGTAAATCTTTACCAACTGCTTCAATAGGATGTTCTGCTTCTTGACGACGCATAGCAGTAAAACCAGGTTTACCAGCTTGGTTTTCCAAGACAAATTCCCGCGCAAATTGTCCAGATTGGATTTCGCTGAGGATTTTCTTCATTTCCGCTTTAGTTTGGGCGGTGACAACGCGAGGACCGCGAGTATAATCACCATATTCGGCAGTATTAGAAATACTATCGCGCATGGTGGCTAAACCACCTTCTACGACTAAATCAACAATTAATTTGACTTCGTGCAGACATTCAAAATAAGCGAGTTCTGGTTGATAACCTGCTTCTACTAGGGTTTCAAAACCGGCTTTGATTAAAGCACTCAAACCACCACACAATACTGCTTGTTCTCCAAACAAGTCGGTTTCGGTTTCTTCCCGGAAGGTAGTTTCCAAAATACCGGCGCGTGTACCACCAACACCTTTAGCATAGGCCATTGCGCGATCGCGTGCCTGACCAGTGGCATCTTGATAAACTGCAAATAACGCAGGTACACCTTGTCCTTGTTCGTAGGTACGACGCACTAAATGTCCAGGTCCTTTAGGCGCAACCATGACGACATCAACATCAGCAGGGGGTACAACCTGTGCAAAATGGATATTAAAACCATGTGCAAAAGCTAAAACGTTTCCGGCTTCTAAATTGGGTTCAATTTCGTTTTTGTAAATTGTTTTTTGGACTTCATCTGGTAATAAAATCATGATGAAATCAGCAGCTTTGGCAGCATCAGCCACATTTTTAACTGTCAAACCAGCAGCTTCGGCTTTGGCTGTGGACTTACTGCCGGGATATAATCCGACAATGACGTTTACACCGCTATCTTTGAGATTCAGCGCATGAGCATGACCTTGTGAACCATAACCAATAATAGCAACGGTTTTACCTTTTAAAAGGTCTAAATTAGCATCTTCATCATAATACATACGCGCCATAGAAGCATCTCCTGTTTATAAAGGCTGTCATGAAATTGGCAGACTTATGATTGTATCGCAAATCGGACTATCAGATCCCCGACTTCTTTGAGAAGTCGGGGATCTGTAGATACTTTTATTTTTTTTTCAGAAGTTCAAGATAAACAGAAATAATTGTGATAATTTTGATACAAATTTGTTAAGAATAGTTACAGCCCTGTAATGGAAGGAAATATTTTTTATGGTTGATCTAGCTGACAAGAAACCGGTTCATCAAGTCGTGATTATTGGTGGTGGCTTCGGTGGATTGTATGCCGCTAAGTCTATGGCTAAGGCTAATGTACAAATCACGCTGATTGATAAACGCAATTTTCATCTCTTTCAACCACTGCTGTACCAAGTCGCTACAGGTTCTTTGTCCCCAGCGGATATTTCCTCTCCCTTGCGTTCTGTTCTCAGCAAGAGCAAAAATACAAAGGTGCTGTTGGGTGAAGTGAATGATATTGACACTACCGCCCAAAATGTGATGGTAGGCGCGGAATCTGTCCCCTACGATACTTTAATTGTGGCTACAGGGGCGAAGCATTCCTATTTTGGGAAGGATAACTGGGAAGAATTTGCACCGGGTTTAAAGACTGTAGAAGATGCCATTGAGATGCGTCGGCGGATATTTTCAGCATTTGAAGCGGCTGAAAGCGAAAGTGATCCGGTAAAACGCCAAGCTTTGTTAACTTTTGTAATTGTTGGTGGTGGTCCAACTGGGGTAGAATTGGCGGGAGCGATCGCTGAATTGGCAACTAAAACCCTGACAGAAGATTTCCGCAACATTGACACCTCAGAAACCAGAGTTTTATTGTTAGAAGGTTTAGATCGGATTCTTCCCCCTTTTGCCCCCGAATTATCCCACACAGCGGAAACATCATTAAAGGCTTTGGGCGTAGATGTGCAAACCAAAACTTTGGTAACACATATTGAAAATGATATTGTGACGATTAAGCAAGGTGATGATGTCAAAGAAATTGCAGCAAAAACTGTGTTGTGGGCTGCGGGTGTGAAAGCCTCAGCAATGGGGAAAGTTTTGACAGAGAAGACGGGAGTTGAGAGCGATCGCGCTGGTCGTGTTATAGTTGAACCAGACTTAAGTATTAAAGGATTTCCCAACATCTTCGTAGTTGGTGACTTAGCAAATTTCGCCCATCAAAATGATAAACCTTTGCCGGGAGTTGCACCAGTCGCCATGCAGGAAGGCGAATATGTAGCTAAACTCATTCAAAAACGTTTGAAAGGTGAAACACTACCCCAATTCAAATATGTGGATAGAGGTAGTTTAGCAATGATTGGGCAACACGCCGCAGTTGTTGATTTAGGATTTATCAAACTCAGAGGTTTCTTGGCGTGGTTTGTTTGGTTATTTATTCATATTTACTTCTTGATTGAATTTGATAATAAGTTAGTTGTGATGATTCAATGGTTGTGGAGTTATTTTACCCGCAATCGTGGCGCGAGATTAATTACAGGTAAGGAAACCATTGCCCCTGTACCAATTGTAAATAGTGATAATCACACGCCAGTTATCACAAAAAAGCCGTTAAATGTGTAGTTGGTAGTTTGTTCACTCGTTTCACTCGTTCCCAGTCTCCGACTGGGAATGCCCTCTAGAGACTCTGCCTCCCATAATAACTTGAAATCAAAAACTTATAGTGTGTACGAAAGATTAGGTGATGATGGTTTGACAACTTGGCATCCAGCATTTTTAGCCTTGGGTGAAACTTTCGTCTCATTCCCAGTCAGAGACTAGGAACGAGCTTAAGTTGACACATATCAGGTTATTTTCTCCTCAAATTAACGGCTGATAAATATCCTCAGAAGCCGGATTAAGATAGGGATGCTGCACATCAATCAAATTTCTGGCAAAGTGTTGGTTAATTAATTCTATTCTTTCTTCTAAAGCATTTTTACCCTTTTGCCAAGATTCTAACAGCGCATTGGCAACAATTTGACAACGGTTCATCCCAAAACTTTCTTGAGGAGCAAATTTTTGATTTGGTTCTTCGGCTAACCCTAATCCCGGTGCTAAAAATTTTGTAAATAAGGGAATTTCTGGCTGAAAGTAAGCTTGATGTTTTTGATAAATATCTTGAAGAATATTCCGAATTGTGGGGTAATCTTGGCGGTTAAAATGCAGCACACCTCCATCATAACGCTGATATGCTGCGGGATTATAAAGAACTTGGAAACTAAAGGCAATTGCCACATTATTCAAGGCTTTGGTTAAGCTATCCATGAGGACAATTGCCCCGGATGATGTCACATGAAAATAAATTCGTCCTCCTCCTAAATCAGTATTTTGGGGAGATTGATTTTCTATTGCTGTATTACTTACTGCCACATAACAGCCATTTTGCAAGCGATTTTTAGGCATCCATATTGCTATTAATTCCCCCACTTTAGGGGACTTTTTCCGGGGTTGCAGATGACATTCTGGCTCAATATATAAGGTTAATCCATCCTTATTTACAGCCATACTACCATCAGGTTCAATTCTCAAAATCTGCCAATCTGGTTCATAATGACCTGTACCATGATTGCTATGATGTAGTTGTTCATAGAATTCTTCATCTACACCTAAACTATTATTTTCTAGGAAATTTATCTGAGATTGACAATTACTGTTTGTGGCTAAGACTGTTTGTAGTGAACCATTGTAATAAATACCATAGAGGAAATTTCTCAACAGTATATTCAAATATTTCTGTTTTAAAGAAGGTGAGTTTTGTTGAAACCTGTTTGCTATATTTGTGGGTAAGGCAAAAGGTTGATAATTGGGATGGTAAATACAAAAATTAGGTTCAATCTGGATATTATTGGCAATATCGAATAATGAATTGAGAATTTGATTGGTAGAGTCATCAAGCATTAATTTGTTTTGCACCTCAAATTTTCGGAAAATATATGGGAAATATCAGGTTTAGATGAGGCTGTATGGCATAATATTTCCAAGAAAATCGACCGCAGATAAACGCAGATAAACGCGGATAAGAAGGGATGAGTTCATGGATTTTATGATTCTGTTTAGCCTCACAATATGATGGAATCATTATTACTAACAACCGCGTAGACGAGTTTTTTCGTAATAAAGACGCACTAATTGTTGTTCTTTATGGGGTTGAGGAAGTTTCTGGAGTGTGGGGACAGATTGGAGGATTTCTGCGGCGGAGATGCCAAAAATCGTCAATACTGCCTGTTCTGGCACTGTTAAGAGGCTTTTAGCAACTTCGAGCATACACAGATTACTATTATCAAAGGATTTTTGGGATTCGATTCTGTGTTGAATTTGTTGAATTAATGCTAAACCTGCAAACTTAATTACCCGCAGAATGAAGTCTTGATGATATTCTAAAATCATGGGAAAAGCATCAAGATAAGCCTGAATTAAAGCTAAGATTGAAGGCTGTATTGCTTCTAGAGGAATCATGGCTAAATTTAAAGATTCTTCTAGGTCTAATGTTGGATCTACTACTAGGCTAGACAGCCACACGCCTAAATAACTGGCTAATAAGTTTCCTAAATCAAAAGCTGGATCTCCCCAACCGCAAGCTTCCCAGTCAATTAATTTTGTCAAGCAGTTATCTAGCTGTTCCCATCGGGAATGAACTAGAATGTTGCTTAATTGTAGATCATTGTGAGTTAAGCAAGATGGTTTCCAATCATAAGCTAAGTCAGCGATCGCTGATTCTAAACTTTCGTAACGCTGATACAGGAGATGAAATTGTAGTGCTTCGGTGGGAATTGTCCCAAATGTGTCTGGATTTATTGAGGGTATACCTTGAGCAGGATTGTAAAAATTATAGCGAAACTGTCCTGCGGGGGCAGTGGACATAAAATCACGATACTCACGTTTATTAAACGTGGCTCGGTGTAATCCTGCTAACGTATTACCAATCGCGCTGGCGATCGCTGTGGGGAACATACTACTCTGTTGATAAAATTTTCCTAACTCCACATATTCGCTGAAGTAGCTCCGCACCAGAATAGAATTCTCTTCATCAAAATGTAACAATGATAATGCGATCGCTCCAATATTACCAATCACTGGAAATTGCTGTAATAGTTGATGAAACAGCCATTCATTAAAGAGTTCATGGCAATTTTGCTCATTATTAATGTGACGTTCTTGTTTAATTAGCAGTTGGCGATTATCTGCCAGGATTACCAGTAAATTCCCATTTTTCTTGCTATTTTCTGGCAATACAGATTTATATGCAGCGCCATCTTCCGCGCTACACAGTCCTGCCTTGTGCAGATACTGGATAACATTTTGAGAAGACAGTGATAACAACATGAATTATTTCCTAGTTATTTAAATGGCTAAAGAATTACCGCAGTCAATATTGAGGTGGCTGTAGCAGTTCTTAAGTTAATGGTAAAAAATTTACGAACCATTGCTACTATCTACTAATATCCCATTTGTGTCAGAAAGACCTGCCAAAATGGCAATATTAGCTATTTTTCTACTTTCAAGTCTACGGAAGAAACTATAAAATCTTTACAATATCTGTAGTAGAGCTTTGCACCTTGAATCAAACATTACTGTTGCCAAAATAATTGCTGGTACATATCCAGTGAAAACAACGGTTACTTACATTTGTCAGTGATCCATGTTTCCTGTATGTATGTTAGCAATTTATCCTGACAATCAGTATTAGTTTACTTTTGTCCCCAATCCCCTCTAGTATAATATATAAATGGCTACACTTGTATTCCTGTAGGTATAAGAGTCAGGAGTCCAGGAGGTAGGAGCGCACGCTTCGCTATCAGGAGTATGGCTAACGCCACGCTACGCTATCAGGAGGTAGGGGCGCAGGGCCTGCGCCCATTCAGGAGTTCAGGAGAAAGAATTGGAGGGAGGCAAGAATAATATAAATTAGACACAAGTAATAGGACAGAATTAATTACACAATTGATTTTTCTGTTCCCTGTTCCCTGTTCCCTGTTCCCTTTTAACCAGTTGATTGATGGATCATCTACCAATGCTGACGGCAAATACTATATCTTATACAGCGGTGCAACTTTTACAACGCCAAGCTGCCTCTCTTTTACTGTACCAATCTGTCCTAGACAGCGACGTAGGCAGAGCGTTTCTGAATTTATTACAAACCATCCGTTATACTGATGCAGATGGGCGAGATTGCCTCCAGGCTTACGGTAGTTATTTCCAAGCTTTAGCCAACAGTCATCAAACCTGGGAAGAATATCTGATTCAGCAAATTCTGACTGCGGATAATCCTTTTAGCAAATTGGCACAACGAGAGGAGTTTAGGCAATTACCCTCGGCTTTAGTAGTGGCTGTGCAACATGATTTGCAAATATTACAAAGTTTATATGAATGTAATAGTGCAGTTTTAAGTGAGTGGGTACAAATGGCGACGCATTTACCGATTTCTCCTGTGGTTTGGTATCAAGAACCGGAAACCCTAGCAGGAGAAACGGGTTTAATGGTATCTCTTCCCCTGTTGGCAAATTGGGGTGATGCAGTAGCAGATTTAGCCGCTTATTATCAGCAATATGGAACTGGTTCATTTGCCCAATATAGAGCTTTCCGTTGGCAAAGTGGGCAGTTAGTTGGTATTACTTGTCCTGATGCGGTAAAACTGTCTACATTAGTGGGTTACGAGTGGCAAAAAGATGCTTTAGTCAAAAACACAGAGTTCTTATTGTCAGGCGAAACTGCATTGCACGTTTTACTGTATGGTAGTCGTGGTTCAGGTAAGTCTTCTTTAGTTAAATCTTTATTAAATGAATATAGTCATCGAAACTTGCGCTTAATAGAAGTTTCTAAGTCAGAATTGCCAGATTTACCAAAAATTGTCGAATTGTTGCGAGGTGTTCCCCAAAAATTTATTATTTTTGTAGATGATCTTTCCTTTGAAGAAGATGATAATAGTTTTAAAGCAATGAAAGTTGTTTTAGAGGGAAATGTAACTGCCAGACCGGAAAATGTAGTTGTATATGCTACGTCTAACCGTCGCCATTTAATCCGGGAATATTTTACTGATAGACCAGCCCCCAAGGATAACAATGAAGTTCATGGTTGGGATACAATGCAAGAAAAGTTGTCTTTTAGCGATCGCTTTGGTCTAACATTAACTTTTGAAGCCGCAGATCAAAAAACCTATTTACAAATAGTCCAGCACCTAGCAGCAAATATTAATATTTCTCCCGAAGATTTAGAATACAAAGCTTTACAATGGGCAACCCGTCATAATGGCCGTTCTGGCAGAACCGCAAGGCAGTTTATTGACTTTTTAAAGGCAGATTTAGCTGTATTTGGTGAAAATGTGAGGAATAATGACGTTAATTACTAATAATTCTAACAACTTGGCTACCATAAAACCTAGTAAGATACAACCAACTATAGTTAGTCATCGAGTCGTACTAGGAATAACCGCTTTTAGTGTCAGTTTTGGTTTAAGTCTTGTTCCTAATTGGGATATTTCTAGAGCCTTTTTTACGGGAATAATTACGGTATTAGCTACTTATGCAGCCGCATTTCTCGTTGATAAACGGCGAAGAAATGATGAGTGGAAAATGATTGGTTCTCTCCAAAGACGGATTCGAGATATAGAAGGGTTAAAATCGCGTATTCTCAAAGAAATACACCAATTAGAAGAATATAGAAATTTATTGTATGCAGAAACTCAGCAGTTAGAAAACCAAATTGGAGATTGTCGTAGTCAAAGAGATAGTTTACATCGAGATATCGGGACATTTGCGGCTCAAAAAAAGCAAATTGAAGCCGAAATTTATAATCTTAAAAATGAATTTGCACATTTAGAAAATAGTAATATAGAACTAAATAATAGTTGCAATAATTTGATTGCAGAAAAGCGACGATTAGAACTAAATTGTCACGCCTCCCGTGCTGAAATCAACCAAATTCAACCTCAAATTGATACAATCAAACAGCAGAAAAAAGAATTAGAAAATGATGTAATTTTGTTAGAAAGACTTAAACCACAACTAGAAGAAAAGCTTTATGAACTACGAATAGAAATTCAAAATCAAGAACTGGAAATTACTAAACAAAATAATCTACTAGTAGAAACAGGTATAACTAGAAATAATCTGGAAAATACGCTCAAATCATTACAGAATAAGACATTAGAACAAAAAACGGAAGTTAATCAACTACAAAATCAAATTTCTGTCTTACAAGATGAACGGGATTTATTACAAAATCAAGTTTGGGAATTACTTCAACAAGTGGAAACAATCAATCCCTCAACATTGCCCGATAATGAAGAAAATAATTTAGATTTGTTTCCTTTTGATGAATTATTAGAACCATTAGATCCAATAAAGGGGAAACATGATCACACCGAAAATTTACCAGCAAAATGGAATAATTTTTTCAACCATCTCCCCGGTTATGAAATTCAGGTTTTGAAAGCCATACTGGAACAAGACAACCCCAAAGCTACTATTAAAGAAATTGCTGAAGCTAATATTACTATGCCCAATCTTTTGATTGATGCTATTAATGAAATAGCTAGTAATACGATTGGTGAATTAATTATTGAAACCAATACTGAAGTTCCTGAAATTGTTGAAGAACATTTATTAAATGTGAAAACAATGATTACTAAATATTCAGAAATCAGTTACAGCAGAATTCAGGAGTAAACCTGGCTTTGTGTATAGGTTTCAATTGAGATTTTGTACCTAAAAATGATTTAAGGCAGAGTCTTTGAGAATTCATTCCCATACAGAGTATGGGAACGAGAGAAATGAGAAATTGAGAACCGGACAAGGTAATCACAATATTAATTGATCGTGAAATTCAGATTTTTGGGCGCAGGCCCTGCGCCCCTACTTTTGCTATGATGCTGCTTAGACATCAATTAAAATGTTGCCTGCTTCCACTTTAATAGGATAGGTTGGTAAGGTTTTTTCCGAGGAAACCATTGACAGCAATTTACCAACTACGGGTGGGAAGGGACACCAAGTTTTTACTTCTCCATTACCCAAGTCAAATGCACTGCGGTGGAAGGGACAAACTATCGCCCCATCTTCAATTTTTCCTTTCTTCAAAGACATTTTTAAGTGAGGGCAGGTATCATCTACAGCATAAAGCTGATTTTCGTGGTTTAAGAGTAAGATCTTGCGATCGCCCACTTTGACTACTTCCCGCGCACCAGCAGCCAGTGCGTTAGCAGCTAAAACTTGAGTCCAAGCCATGAGATTCTCCTTATTTTCAATAGACCTGTTCTTAGTTTCTCGCAATTGTGTCTTATGCGATCGCTAATAAGTACCTGTGCAAAATTTATTGAACATTTTCAAAATCACTAAACCCATCAATTTTGTAGGGGGCCAACCCCTGTGGTTGCCCCAAATACGGGGGTAGGGGCGCAGGGCCTGCGCCCAAAAGTCTGACTGCCCCCAGAAGAGTACCTAAAATTGAGAAATTTAGATTTAGGCAAACTCAATCGTGTTGACAAAATCTAAAATAGCTTTTCTCATTTTCTTCGCCTCTTCCTTCACAGAACGAGATATTTCACCATTTAAAAAGCTGCGTTGACTACTAACTATATACAAACATTCATTATTGACAAAAGACAGCAATCCTCTATAGGCATCTAATCTTATGCCATTATTGCCATTAGTTTCCTGCTTGGATATAGTTGAACCTTGAGGCATATTTACTAATACATAGTAATAAGTTTCTAAAGTATCTTGCCAATATTCTTTATATTTCACTTCCGCCGTAGGAACATGAGAAATAATGGCTTGAGGGACATATTTATCCACCAAAACTCTATGCAGATATACCTCATCTTCTTGGGATTCTAGATCATCAATTTCTTCTAGGGAGAGAGGATAATAATCAATTCTCAGTAAAGTCCCAGTATCGTCCGAAAAACTCACCATTCCTTCCTCAGTTTGCAGTGTTCCTCCCTGTTCAGAATTTACAGGAATAGGAACTATAAAGTTACCCAAAGGTGATTGATAAAATTGTTCACCAGCTTCATTGAAAATAACTGCTTCATATTCTTCCTCGACATATTCCTCCTCATCCCCAGCTTCTATTGAGGCAATTATCTCTTTGATAATTTCTTCTGCTTCTTCATCATCCAGTTCTAAAGCTATTTGTAGTTGTTTCAGAAAAACCTTTTTATTTGCCGGGATAATTAAATTTTCCGCATCTAAAAGCATAATCACTCCAGCCGCAAAACCATCTAAAACTGCCTCACCAGAAATCGCCGCATTAGCAGCATTAAACAAAGAACCTAATCCCACCTCTCCGGCAATTTCTATGAGTCTATCCACCGTTTCTAGCATTTCTTCTTCTGAGTATTCATCAAATATCTCAAACTCCCAAAGAATATCAGCTAAACTTTCGGCATCTATGTCTTCACTGCCAGAATCAACTATTGTTGTAATTACAGCGATTGCCGCTACCGCTTCTTGTGCATTTAATGATTCTTTGATCGTCTCTTTCGATTTGAAAATATAATCATACTTTGTCATAACTTCTATCTCCTCAATTAATTTGTTGTTTGTACTCAATTACTAGGTTGAGAAATCCGGGTTTCAATATCTTCCAATGTCCGCAATAA
The DNA window shown above is from Anabaena sp. WA102 and carries:
- a CDS encoding tellurite resistance TerB family protein — protein: MTKYDYIFKSKETIKESLNAQEAVAAIAVITTIVDSGSEDIDAESLADILWEFEIFDEYSEEEMLETVDRLIEIAGEVGLGSLFNAANAAISGEAVLDGFAAGVIMLLDAENLIIPANKKVFLKQLQIALELDDEEAEEIIKEIIASIEAGDEEEYVEEEYEAVIFNEAGEQFYQSPLGNFIVPIPVNSEQGGTLQTEEGMVSFSDDTGTLLRIDYYPLSLEEIDDLESQEDEVYLHRVLVDKYVPQAIISHVPTAEVKYKEYWQDTLETYYYVLVNMPQGSTISKQETNGNNGIRLDAYRGLLSFVNNECLYIVSSQRSFLNGEISRSVKEEAKKMRKAILDFVNTIEFA